Proteins co-encoded in one Callospermophilus lateralis isolate mCalLat2 chromosome 2, mCalLat2.hap1, whole genome shotgun sequence genomic window:
- the LOC143391417 gene encoding olfactory receptor 52N4-like, whose protein sequence is MPLLNQTNLTPASFILNGIPGLEDMHIWISFPFCSMYVVALVGNCGLLYLIRYEDSLHRSMYYFLAMLSLTDLVMCSSTIPKALCIFWFHLKEIGFDECLVQMFFIHTFTGMESGVLMLMALDRYVAICYPLRYSAILTNAVIAKAGLATFLRAVLLIIPLIFITKQLPYCRGNMIHHTYCDQLSVAKLSCGNIKANIIYGLMVAFLIGGFDILCITVSYTMILRAVVSLSSADARQKAFSTCTAHICAIVFSYSPAFFCFFFNRFGGHTIPPSCHIIVANIYLLLPPTMNPIVYGVKTKQIRDCVMKILSGSKETKSQSV, encoded by the coding sequence ATGCCATTGCTGAATCAAACAAATCTGACCCCAGCTTCATTCATTCTCAATGGGATCCCAGGCCTGGAGGACATGCACATTTGGATTTCCTTCCCATTCTGCTCTATGTATGTTGTAGCTTTGGTTGGGAATTGTGGACTCCTCTACCTCATCCGCTATGAGGACTCTCTGCACAGGTCCATGTACTACTTCTTGGCCATGCTTTCTCTAACTGACCTTGTCATGTGCTCGAGCACAATCCCTAAAGCCCTCTGCATCTTCTGGTTTCACCTCAAGGAAATTGGATTTGATGAATGCCTGGTCCAGATGTTCTTCATCCATACCTTCACAGGGATGGAGTCTGGGGTGCTCATGCTTATGGCCCTGGACCGCTATGTGGCTATCTGCTACCCTCTGCGCTACTCAGCCATCCTCACCAATGCTGTCATTGCAAAGGCCGGGCTTGCTACTTTCTTGAGAGCAGTACTGCTCATCATTCCCTTGATTTTCATCACCAAGCAATTACCCTATTGCAGAGGCAACATGATACACCATACTTACTGTGATCAGCTATCTGTAGCCAAGCTATCCTGTGGAAATATCAAGGCCAATATTATCTATGGTCTGATGGTTGCCTTCTTGATTGGGGGCTTTGACATCTTGTGCATCACAGTCTCCTACACCATGATCCTCCGGGCGGTGGTCAGCCTCTCCTCAGCAGATGCTCGGCAAAAGGCCTTCAGCACCTGCACTGCCCACATCTGTGCCATCGTCTTCTCCTACAGTCCtgccttcttctgtttcttttttaacCGCTTTGGAGGCCACACAATCCCTCCATCTTGCCACATTATTGTGGCCAATATTTATCTGCTTTTGCCTCCCACCATGAACCCTATTGTCTATGGGGTAAAAACAAAGCAGATACGAGACTGTGTCATGAAGATCCTTTCAGGTTCTAAGGAGACCAAATCCCAGAGTGTATGA